One window of the Paenibacillus beijingensis genome contains the following:
- a CDS encoding aspartyl-phosphate phosphatase Spo0E family protein produces the protein MRTLEDEIDDLRKEMEQTFLQEASFQADNVIDISRRLDLKINEYMMHKWNFCNRRN, from the coding sequence ATGCGAACGCTTGAAGACGAAATTGACGATTTACGCAAGGAAATGGAGCAAACGTTTTTGCAGGAAGCGTCCTTCCAGGCGGATAATGTGATCGACATCAGCCGCAGGCTGGATTTGAAAATTAATGAATATATGATGCATAAATGGAATTTCTGCAATCGCCGCAATTAA
- a CDS encoding RluA family pseudouridine synthase: MKTESYYEPLTVTITESEQGRMVRTVLEKRLGVSRKLLSRLKLTEEGITLNGKRVYTSERVNAGDLLAIRMERETSDDILPQKMELDIVFEDDHLLVVNKPAGIVVHPTHGHYTGTLANGVVHHWKEKGEQVRFRPVHRLDEHTSGLVAIAKNPYVHQQLSEQHGDGTIEKRYLAFVYGTPQSGEAVADVDSANEPRQPDAEAGTVSGTINGPIDRDPVSPHVRIVTPDGYPSVTHYETVRIFGAGEASQVRLRLETGRTHQIRVHMKHIGCPLIGDPMYGAQPDRLHPQWEAAAGRQALHAELLAFTHPITRERISFKAELPPDLQQLVKLLEQN; this comes from the coding sequence ATGAAGACGGAATCTTACTACGAACCTTTAACGGTCACCATTACCGAATCCGAACAAGGCAGAATGGTCCGCACCGTACTGGAGAAGCGGCTTGGCGTCTCCCGCAAGCTGCTTTCCCGGCTGAAGCTTACAGAAGAAGGAATTACGCTGAACGGCAAGCGGGTCTATACGAGCGAACGGGTAAATGCCGGCGACCTGCTCGCCATCCGGATGGAGCGCGAAACGTCGGATGATATTTTGCCGCAGAAGATGGAGCTGGACATTGTATTTGAAGACGATCACCTGCTCGTCGTCAACAAGCCTGCAGGCATCGTCGTCCATCCGACGCACGGCCACTATACCGGGACGCTGGCAAACGGAGTGGTCCATCACTGGAAGGAAAAAGGTGAACAGGTACGCTTTCGTCCGGTGCACCGGCTTGACGAGCATACGTCCGGGCTGGTCGCGATCGCCAAAAATCCGTACGTTCACCAGCAGCTGTCCGAGCAGCACGGTGACGGAACGATCGAGAAGCGATACCTGGCGTTTGTGTACGGTACGCCGCAGAGCGGTGAGGCGGTAGCGGACGTCGATTCCGCGAACGAACCGCGGCAGCCGGATGCCGAAGCCGGAACCGTTAGCGGTACGATTAACGGGCCGATTGACCGGGATCCGGTGTCGCCGCACGTACGCATCGTCACTCCGGACGGGTATCCTTCCGTCACGCATTATGAGACGGTCCGAATATTCGGTGCCGGTGAAGCGTCGCAAGTGCGGCTGCGGCTCGAAACGGGGCGGACGCACCAAATTCGCGTCCATATGAAACATATCGGCTGTCCGCTGATCGGTGACCCGATGTACGGGGCGCAGCCCGACCGGCTTCATCCGCAATGGGAAGCGGCTGCAGGACGGCAGGCACTGCATGCGGAGCTGCTTGCCTTCACGCATCCCATTACGCGCGAGCGAATATCGTTTAAGGCGGAGCTGCCGCCGGACTTGCAGCAACTGGTAAAGCTGTTGGAACAGAATTGA
- a CDS encoding cob(I)yrinic acid a,c-diamide adenosyltransferase: MRLYTKTGDNGQTSLKGGRVSKDDLRVEAYGTIDELNAFVGQAQAEAQRHGKLSDLAGLLTEIQHELFDCGSDLAFAKFNEDKMKVSAGMVDALEPWIDRFIAEAPELKRFVLPGGSALASSLHVCRTVCRRAERRVVTLASEYEINIEVQRYLNRLSDLFFAAARAVNARLGEADTEYVRSAEVFRSPRKE; this comes from the coding sequence ATGAGACTTTATACGAAAACCGGGGATAACGGGCAAACTTCGCTTAAAGGCGGACGCGTCAGCAAGGACGATCTGCGCGTCGAAGCTTACGGCACGATCGACGAACTGAACGCTTTTGTCGGTCAGGCGCAGGCGGAAGCGCAGCGCCATGGGAAATTGTCGGACCTGGCCGGACTGCTGACGGAAATCCAGCATGAACTGTTCGATTGCGGATCCGATCTTGCATTTGCCAAGTTTAACGAAGATAAAATGAAAGTAAGCGCAGGCATGGTAGATGCGCTGGAGCCGTGGATCGACCGTTTCATAGCGGAGGCGCCCGAGCTGAAGCGGTTTGTGCTCCCCGGAGGCAGCGCGCTCGCTTCGTCGCTGCATGTATGCCGCACCGTGTGCCGCCGAGCGGAACGCCGGGTCGTGACGCTGGCCTCCGAATATGAAATCAACATCGAGGTGCAGCGTTATTTGAACCGGCTCTCCGATCTGTTTTTTGCGGCGGCAAGGGCGGTCAATGCCCGCCTCGGCGAAGCCGATACGGAGTATGTCCGCAGCGCCGAAGTGTTTCGGAGTCCCCGCAAAGAGTAA
- a CDS encoding 5'-3' exonuclease, with product MAAETRIERVKVTMDLFSWNEESGAQTSGDEQAGGAANADETPVQVGAAPSRLLLVDGMAILFRAYFATAYGGGIRRTSGGIPVNGVHGFVRYFMDAVNTFNPTHVACCWDLGSATFRTEQFAGYKANRPEAPEDLIPQFELVKEVVSSFGVPNIGLAGFEADDCIGTLAKLHGGEHEVFVLTGDHDLLQLVDDKISVVIMKKGHGNYKVYTPESLLEERGLTPEQVIDVKGLMGDTSDNYPGVRGIGEKTAYKLIQEHGSIDGLLANLDALTASVRGKIEADLEMLHLSRQLARIRCDVPVELHIDNCCWSVDRTAVMKKFEELEFRNLITLIG from the coding sequence GTGGCTGCGGAAACACGGATTGAAAGGGTGAAGGTGACGATGGACTTGTTTAGTTGGAACGAAGAGAGCGGCGCTCAAACATCGGGCGATGAACAGGCCGGCGGGGCGGCGAATGCCGACGAAACTCCGGTTCAGGTGGGGGCGGCTCCTTCGAGACTTCTGCTTGTGGACGGAATGGCGATATTGTTCCGGGCTTATTTTGCGACGGCTTATGGCGGAGGAATCAGAAGAACGAGCGGCGGCATTCCGGTTAACGGGGTGCACGGATTTGTGCGCTACTTCATGGACGCCGTTAACACCTTTAATCCGACGCACGTCGCCTGCTGTTGGGACCTCGGAAGCGCAACATTCCGTACGGAACAATTCGCCGGCTACAAAGCGAACCGGCCGGAAGCGCCTGAGGATCTCATTCCCCAGTTCGAGCTGGTGAAAGAGGTTGTATCGAGTTTCGGCGTGCCGAATATCGGACTGGCCGGATTTGAAGCGGACGACTGCATCGGCACGCTTGCAAAGCTGCATGGGGGCGAGCATGAGGTGTTCGTGCTGACAGGCGATCACGATCTGCTGCAGCTGGTGGACGACAAGATCTCCGTCGTCATTATGAAGAAAGGTCACGGCAATTATAAAGTGTATACGCCGGAGTCGCTGCTGGAGGAACGGGGTTTGACGCCGGAGCAGGTCATTGACGTCAAAGGGCTTATGGGCGATACGAGCGACAACTATCCCGGAGTGCGCGGCATCGGCGAAAAAACCGCTTACAAGCTCATACAGGAGCACGGCTCCATTGACGGCTTGCTTGCCAATTTGGACGCGCTCACCGCATCGGTGCGCGGCAAAATCGAGGCCGACCTGGAAATGCTGCATCTGTCGCGGCAGCTGGCGCGTATCCGATGCGACGTTCCGGTCGAGCTTCACATAGACAATTGCTGCTGGTCCGTTGACCGGACAGCGGTCATGAAGAAGTTCGAGGAGCTGGAATTCCGCAATCTGATTACGCTTATCGGCTGA
- a CDS encoding aminotransferase class I/II-fold pyridoxal phosphate-dependent enzyme, producing the protein MTAGGKRRPWRSDRLSKLGSSIFAEVGQWKDEAIAGGIDVIDLGIGSPDRPPSEHVRRILSEAALRDDSYSYPASKGSAAFRAQAAAWMKHRFGVDVDPEQEIVTLMGSQDGLAHLATALCNAGDRAIVPDPGYPIYAASLAVAGVEPIFVPLKRERGYLPDLDALPESAWEEAVFILLSFPGNPVPALANADFFRQLIDKARRFGVLIVHDLAYSELGFDGLRPPSILELEGAKETAVEFHSLSKSFNMAGCRIGFLTGNAEAVGALRELKGNIDYGVFNAVQEAGIAALEEGMNDPNYESVAPLYQRRRDCLVEALRQEGWNVPSPPATMFLWAPVPQPGEATGERWSSRRISREMLLETGVVVIPGDAFGSEGEGYVRIALVESEERLQEAARRIGEWLRKHGLKG; encoded by the coding sequence GTGACGGCGGGCGGCAAGCGGCGGCCGTGGCGTTCGGACCGGCTGTCGAAGCTTGGTTCTTCGATCTTCGCCGAGGTGGGTCAATGGAAGGATGAAGCGATCGCCGGGGGCATCGATGTGATCGATCTTGGCATCGGCAGTCCGGATCGTCCGCCTAGCGAACATGTCCGCCGGATATTAAGCGAAGCTGCGCTCCGCGATGACAGCTATTCGTATCCGGCCTCCAAAGGTAGCGCAGCGTTCCGAGCTCAGGCGGCGGCTTGGATGAAGCACCGCTTCGGCGTAGACGTCGATCCGGAACAGGAAATCGTAACGCTGATGGGCTCGCAGGACGGACTTGCGCATTTGGCGACCGCGCTGTGCAATGCGGGCGATCGGGCGATCGTCCCCGATCCCGGTTATCCGATCTACGCCGCATCGCTGGCCGTGGCGGGCGTGGAGCCCATTTTCGTGCCGCTCAAGCGCGAGAGAGGGTATTTGCCGGACCTGGATGCTCTGCCGGAATCGGCCTGGGAGGAAGCGGTGTTTATATTGCTGAGCTTTCCGGGTAATCCGGTGCCGGCACTCGCGAATGCCGACTTTTTCCGTCAGCTGATCGACAAGGCGCGCCGCTTTGGGGTGCTGATCGTCCATGATCTGGCATACTCGGAGCTGGGCTTCGACGGGTTGCGGCCGCCAAGCATTCTGGAGTTGGAAGGCGCAAAAGAGACGGCCGTCGAATTTCATTCGCTGTCGAAGAGCTTTAATATGGCCGGCTGCCGCATCGGATTTTTAACCGGCAACGCCGAAGCGGTCGGCGCGCTGCGCGAATTGAAAGGTAACATCGATTACGGAGTCTTCAACGCGGTCCAGGAAGCGGGTATCGCAGCGTTGGAAGAAGGGATGAACGATCCGAATTATGAAAGTGTCGCTCCGCTCTATCAGCGGCGGCGCGACTGTCTCGTTGAAGCGCTCCGGCAGGAGGGCTGGAACGTTCCTTCGCCGCCGGCGACGATGTTTCTATGGGCGCCCGTGCCGCAGCCGGGCGAAGCGACGGGAGAGCGGTGGAGCTCACGCCGGATTTCCCGGGAAATGCTGCTGGAAACTGGTGTCGTCGTCATTCCCGGCGACGCTTTCGGCAGCGAAGGGGAAGGTTATGTCCGCATTGCGCTTGTGGAAAGCGAAGAGCGGCTGCAGGAAGCGGCGAGGCGGATCGGCGAGTGGCTGCGGAAACACGGATTGAAAGGGTGA
- a CDS encoding arsenate reductase family protein — translation MSETKALKVYQYAKCGTCRSAVKRLKEQGYELELVPLFDTPPDKEALRELVERSGLGLKRFYNTSGEVYKQLGLKDKLEGMSEEEQLELLASNGRLLKRPIVTDGSRVTVGYKDEVYRQEWDK, via the coding sequence ATGAGTGAAACAAAAGCGTTAAAAGTGTACCAATATGCGAAGTGCGGAACGTGCCGCAGCGCGGTGAAAAGGCTGAAAGAGCAAGGCTATGAACTGGAGCTGGTCCCGCTGTTCGATACCCCTCCGGACAAGGAAGCGCTGCGCGAGCTTGTGGAGCGGAGCGGACTCGGACTCAAGCGGTTCTATAACACGTCGGGGGAAGTGTACAAGCAGCTTGGGCTGAAGGACAAGCTGGAGGGAATGAGCGAGGAGGAACAGCTCGAGCTGCTCGCTTCCAACGGCAGGCTGCTGAAGCGCCCGATCGTAACCGACGGCAGCCGTGTGACCGTCGGATATAAAGATGAAGTTTACCGGCAGGAGTGGGACAAGTGA